A single region of the Lotus japonicus ecotype B-129 chromosome 4, LjGifu_v1.2 genome encodes:
- the LOC130712189 gene encoding probable inactive receptor kinase At5g16590 codes for MTNPRPCSWQGVVCTNGRVTALHLPRMGLSGKLPAGLGNLTKLQTLSLRFNALTGPIPVDLGNLAHLDTLTLEHNGFTGSVPDFSAPPLTHFNVSYNHLNGSIPKRFWRLDKSAFEGNLLCGVPLQPCPGSNNGSKDKTRKSGKLSKLILILGIVIVSLFGALILLLLFCLGRKTRQSGDSSNAEASEHVEAIGDGGSAVSDSASASPRMENILVFFGNTEIGSTLSFDELMDGTAVALGIGTFGITYRMMRRSLCNGKLICSVTW; via the exons ATGACGAATCCCAGGCCGTGCTCATGGCAAGGTGTGGTCTGCACCAACGGGAGGGTCACAGCGCTGCACTTGCCCCGTATGGGACTCTCCGGGAAGCTTCCGGCGGGTTTGGGGAACCTGACGAAGCTTCAAACGCTTTCCCTCCGGTTCAACGCTCTGACAGGACCAATTCCCGTTGATCTGGGGAACCTAGCTCATTTGGACACTCTCACCTTGGAGCACAACGGGTTCACCGGCTCAGTCCCTGACTTCAGTGCTCCCCCTCTGACTCACTTCAACGTGTCGTATAATCACTTAAATGGGTCAATTCCAAAAAGATTTTGGCGTTTGGACAAAAGCGCTTTTGAGGGAAATTTGCTCTGCGGTGTTCCCCTGCAACCTTGCCCTGGTAGCAACAATGGCAGCAAGGACAAAACAAGGAAGAGTGGGAAATTGTCTAAGCTCATACTGATACTGGGTATTGTGATTGTTTCTTTGTTTGGCGCGTTGATTCTGCTCCTTTTGTTCTGCTTGGGTAGAAAAACAAGGCAGAGTGGTGATTCCTCTAATGCTGAAGCTTCAGAGCACGTTGAGGCTATTGGGGATGGTGGCAGCGCCGTGAGTGATTCAGCATCAGCATCACCAAGGATGGAGAATATTTTGGTGTTTTTTGGGAATACTGAGATTGGGAGTACTTTaagttttgatgagttgatggaTGGTACTGCTGTTGCTTTGGGGATAGGAACGTTTGGAATCACTTATCGTATGATGAGGAGGAGCCTG TGCAATGGGAAGCTTATATGCTCTGTTACATGGTGA
- the LOC130714352 gene encoding uncharacterized protein LOC130714352, giving the protein MKPYRNAAAKENTDPHQVVEQIEVEYVPEKAELGEGLDEEFRKIFDKFSFGVVTGFQDNGKKDESAENATTNKKADSDSEEEENDNEQKEKGIISNKKKKLQRRMTIAELKQICSRPDVVEVWDATSADPKLLVFLKSYRNTVTVPRHWSQKRNFLQGKRGIEKRPFQLPDFIAATGIEKLRQAYIEKEDSKKLKHKQRERIQPKMGKMDIDYQVLHDAFCKYQTKPKLTSLGDLYYEGKEFEVKLWEANPGMLSHKLKEALGMPVGAPPPWLVNMQRYGPPPSYPHLKILGLNAPIPPGASFGYHHGGWGKPPVDEYGRPLYGDVSGVHQQEQPNYEEEPVDKRKHWGDLEEQEEEEEEEEEEEEEEEEHEAGIQSVDSLLSTPTGVETPGVIDVRKKQRKEPERPLCQVLQEKEEKAHPGTLFGTTHTYVIGTGTQDKSGAKRVDLLRGQKTDKVDVTLQPEELDTMENDLPAKYAKAKEEKESQRRHEDFSDMVAENENEKKRKRKMQEKESKSKKKHF; this is encoded by the exons ATGAAACCTTACCGAAACGCCGCCGCGAAGGAGAATACTGATCCGCACCAG GTAGTTGAGCAAATTGAAGTTGAGTATGTGCCGGAGAAGGCCGAGCTAGGCGAAGGCTTGGATGAAGAATTTAGAAAAATCTTTGACAAGTTTAGTTTCGGCGTTGTTACTGGTTTTCAG GATAATGGCAAGAAGGATGAGTCGGCAGAAAATGCAACTACTAATAAGAAGGCAGACTCTGATTCTGAAGAGGAAGAAAATGATAATGAGCAAAAAGAGAAAGGCATCATctcaaacaagaagaaaaag CTTCAACGCCGTATGACAATTGCGGAACTGAAACAGATTTGCTCAAGGCCTGATGTTGTTGAG GTGTGGGATGCTACATCTGCTGATCCAAAGTTGCTGGTGTTCTTGAAATCTTATCGAAACACTGTAACAGTACCTAGGCATTGGAGTCAGAAGAGAAATTTTTTGCAG GGGAAAAGAGGTATTGAGAAACGACCCTTTCAGCTTCCTGATTTCATTGCTGCCACAGGAATTGAGAAACTCAGACAG GCTTATATTGAGAAAGAGGATAGTAAAAAGTTAAAACATAAGCAGAGGGAGCGCATACAGCCAAAAATGGGGAAAATGGATATCGATTATCAG GTTCTTCATGATGCATTCTGTAAGTATCAGACAAAGCCAAAGCTGACATCTCTTGGGGACTTGTATTATGAAGGAAAAGAATTTGAG GTAAAGTTGTGGGAGGCAAATCCTGGCATGTTATCACACAAATTAAAAGAAGCTCTTGGTATGCCTGTGGGTGCTCCTCCTCCATGGCTGGTTAATATGCAG aGATATGGTCCACCACCATCATACCCTCATCTGAAGATCCTGGGCCTGAATGCTCCAATTCCCCCTGGAGCTAGTTTTGGTTATCATCATGGTGGCTGGGGCAAGCCTCCTGTTGATGAA TATGGGCGTCCGCTTTATGGAGATGTTTCTGGTGTTCATCAACAAGAGCAGCCTAATTATGAG GAAGAGCCTGTTGATAAGCGCAAACACTGGGGTGACTTGGAGGAgcaggaggaagaggaggaggaggaggaggaggaggaggaggaggaggaggaacatGAAGCGGGTATTCAGTCTGTTGATAGTCTGTTGAG CACTCCCACCGGAGTGGAGACACCTGGTGTTATTGACGTTCGAAAGAAGCAGAGGAAGGAACCTGAAAGGCCTCTTTGTCAA GTACTTCAAGAGAAGGAGGAAAAAGCTCATCCAGGAACTTTGTTTGGAACCACACACAC TTATGTGATTGGCACTGGTACCCAGGATAAGTCAGGGGCTAAAAGG GTTGATTTGCTTAGAGGTCAAAAGACAGATAAAGTGGATGTCACTTTACAGCCAGAAGAGTTGGATACCATGGAAAATGATTTACCTGCAAA GTATGCAAAAGCAAAGGAGGAAAAAGAGTCACAGAGACGGCATGAGGATTTCAGTGACATGGTTGCAGAG aatgagaatgagaagaagaggaagagaaagatgCAAGAAAAGGAGAGCAAATCCAAGAAGAAGCACTTTTAA
- the LOC130711981 gene encoding uncharacterized protein LOC130711981: protein MDQIQHKFVNVGFLKLHIAEIGSGSNVVIFLHGFPEIWYSWRHQMIALANAGFRAIASDHRGYGLSDPPREPDISNFSDILSDLLALMDALALPRYIHSVFLVGKDFGARPAHLFSILHPERVLGVITLGVPYVPPRPSVYHKYFPEGFYILRWRKPGRAETDFGRFDVKTVVRNIYILFSRSEIPIAQENQEIMDLVEPDTPLPTWFSEEDLAIYAALYEKSGFRTTLQVPYRSFGEEFNIPDPVLKVPALVIMGGKDYILKFPGIEDLTKGEKAKEFVRNLETTFIPEGTHFVQEQFPEQVNQLILAFLAKHT, encoded by the exons ATGGATCAAATCCAACACAAATTCGTCAACGTTGGTTTTCTCAAACTCCACATAGCTGAAATTGGAAGTG GTTCAAACGTGGTCATATTTCTCCACGGCTTCCCGGAGATATGGTACTCCTGGCGCCACCAAATGATTGCCCTCGCCAACGCCGGATTCAGAGCTATCGCGTCTGATCACAGAGGCTATGGACTCTCTGACCCGCCACGGGAACCTGATATCTCTAACTTCTCTGATATTCTCTCTGACCTCCTTGCACTTATGGATGCTCTTGCTCTTCCAAGGTATATACACTCT GTGTTCCTTGTTGGGAAAGATTTTGGAGCACGTCCTGCACATTTATTTTCCATTCTGCACCCGGAAAGGGTCTTGGGAGTTATCACTTTGGGAGTTCCATATGTTCCACCACGCCCCTCTGTGTATCACAAGTACTTTCCTGAAGGCTTCTACATTTTGAGATGGCGG AAGCCTGGTAGGGCAGAGACTGATTTTGGACGCTTTGATGTTAAGACTGTTGTGCGGAATATTTACATCCTTTTCTCAAGAAGTGAAATACCAATAGCTCAAGAAAACCAGGAGATCATGGATTTGGTGGAACCGGATACCCCTCTTCCCACATGGTTCTCAGAGGAGGATCTTGCAATATACGCAGCTTTGTATGAGAAATCTGGATTCCGAACCACATTGCAGGTTCCATATAG GTCATTTGGTGAAGAATTTAACATACCAGATCCTGTGCTCAAAGTTCCAGCACTAGTGATAATGGGTGGCAAGGATTATATTCTCAAGTTTCCAGGGATTGAAGATTTAACAAAGGGCGAAAAGGCAAAAGAGTTTGTAAGGAATCTGGAGACTACATTCATTCCTGAGGGTACCCATTTTGTTCAAGAACAATTTCCTGAACAGGTTAATCAGCTTATCCTTGCCTTCCTTGCCAAGCACACTTGA
- the LOC130715324 gene encoding uncharacterized protein LOC130715324 — translation MDQIQHKFINVDSLKLHVAEIGTGQNVVVFLHGFPEIWYSWRHQMIALANAGFRAIAPDFRGYGLSDPPPEPENATFSVLLSDLLAILDALALSKVFLVGKDFGSRPAYLFSILHPERVLGVITFGVPFVPPGPSMLHKHLPEGLYILRWQEPGRAEADFGRFDAKTVVRNIYILFSRSELPIAQENQEIMDMVESDTPLPTWFSKEDLAMYGALYAKSGFRTALQVPYRSLGEDFNLSDPVVKVPALVITGGKDYSLKFPGIGDLIKGEKAKEFVPNLETAFIPEGTHFVQEQFPEQVNQLILAFLAKHT, via the exons ATGGATCAAATTCAACACAAGTTCATCAATGTCGATTCCCTGAAACTCCACGTAGCTGAAATTGGAACTG gTCAAAACGTTGTCGTATTCCTGCACGGGTTCCCGGAGATATGGTACTCCTGGCGCCACCAGATGATTGCCCTCGCTAACGCCGGCTTCAGAGCTATCGCTCCCGATTTCAGAGGCTACGGACTCTCCGACCCGCCGCCGGAACCCGAAAATGCTACCTTCTCTGTTCTTCTCTCTGACCTTCTTGCAATTCTTGACGCTCTTGCTCTTTCCAAG GTGTTCCTTGTTGGTAAAGATTTTGGAAGTCGTCCTGCATATCTATTTTCCATTCTACACCCGGAAAGGGTATTGGGAGTGATAACATTTGGAGTTCCATTTGTTCCACCAGGCCCTTCTATGCTTCACAAGCACCTTCCTGAAGGCCTCTACATTTTGAGATGGCAG GAACCAGGAAGGGCAGAGGCTGATTTTGGACGCTTTGATGCAAAGACTGTTGTGCGGAACATTTACATTCTTTTCTCAAGAAGTGAATTACCAATAGCTCAAGAAAACCAGGAGATCATGGATATGGTGGAATCGGATACCCCTCTTCCCACTTGGTTCTCAAAGGAGGATCTTGCAATGTACGGCGCATTGTACGCGAAATCTGGATTCCGAACTGCCTTGCAGGTTCCATACAG GTCATTGGGTGAAGACTTTAACTTATCAGATCCTGTGGTCAAAGTTCCGGCACTAGTGATAACGGGTGGCAAGGATTATAGTCTCAAGTTTCCAGGGATTGGTGATTTAATAAAGGGTGAAAAAGCAAAAGAGTTTGTTCCAAATCTAGAGACTGCATTCATTCCTGAGGGAACCCATTTTGTTCAAGAACAATTTCCTGAGCAGGTGAACCAGCTTATCCTTGCCTTCCTTGCCAAGCACACTTAG
- the LOC130714094 gene encoding pentatricopeptide repeat-containing protein At1g08070, chloroplastic, with product MGHARKVFDKMPEPNTATWNAMFNGYSLTESHRDVVVLFAEMNRAAAAPLNHFTLPIVVRSCSKAGAVREGEQVHCVAAKRGFKWNSFLCTALIEMYSAKGSVGDAYKVFGEMPERNVVVWTAMISAYISCGDVGSGRRLLDLAPERDVVMWSIVISGYIESGDMVSARELFDKMPNRDVMSWNTLLNGYANSGDVGSFEKVFEEMPERNVYSWNVLIGGYARNGRFSDALEAFKQMLVEGDVVPNDFTLVAVLLACSRLGALDMGKWVHVYAESIGYKGNMFVGNALIDMYAKCGVIESAVDVFNCLDRRDIISWNTMINGLAMHGNTADALSLFDQMKNSREQPDGVTFVGILSACTHMGLVRDGFLYFQSMVDHYSIIPQIEHYGCMADLLGRAGLLDQAVSFVRKMPMEPDAVIWTSLLGACRTHKNVEIAELALQHLIELEPKNPANFVMLSNIYKDLGRWQDVARLKIAMRDTGFRKLPGCSVIECNDSVVEFYSLDERHPETESIYRALRGLTMLLRLHGYVPNLVDVAQGT from the coding sequence ATGGGTCATGCCCGGAAGGTGTTCGACAAAATGCCTGAGCCAAACACGGCCACTTGGAACGCCATGTTCAATGGGTACTCCCTCACGGAGTCCCACCGCGACGTTGTTGTCTTGTTTGCAGAGATGAACCGCGCTGCTGCGGCGCCATTGAACCACTTCACCTTGCCGATTGTTGTGAGGTCGTGCTCGAAGGCAGGTGCCGTGAGGGAGGGGGAGCAAGTACACTGTGTGGCGGCCAAACGCGGTTTTAAGTGGAACTCGTTTCTGTGTACCGCGCTGATTGAAATGTACTCTGCCAAAGGGTCGGTTGGAGATGCTTATAAAGTGTTTGGTGAGATGCCTGAGAGGAATGTCGTTGTTTGGACTGCTATGATCAGTGCTTATATTTCGTGCGGTGACGTGGGTTCTGGGAGGCGCCTTTTGGACCTCGCGCCGGAGCGTGATGTTGTCATGTGGAGCATTGTGATTTCGGGTTACATTGAATCGGGGGATATGGTTTCTGCGAGGGAGCTTTTCGATAAGATGCCGAACCGGGATGTGATGTCGTGGAACACCTTGCTGAACGGTTACGCGAATAGCGGGGATGTTGGGTCGTTTGAGAAGGTGTTTGAGGAAATGCCTGAGAGGAATGTGTATTCTTGGAATGTCTTGATTGGTGGCTATGCTAGGAATGGGCGCTTTTCTGATGCTTTGGAGGCTTTTAAACAGATGTTGGTTGAAGGGGATGTGGTTCCTAATGATTTCACCCTCGTCGCGGTGCTTTTGGCGTGTTCGAGATTGGGGGCTCTTGACATGGGTAAGTGGGTGCATGTGTATGCAGAGAGCATTGGGTACAAGGGAAACATGTTTGTTGGGAATGCTTTGATTGAcatgtatgcaaaatgtggGGTTATTGAAAGTGCAGTTGATGTCTTCAATTGCTTGGATAGGAGAGATATTATTAGTTGGAACACTATGATTAATGGCTTAGCCATGCATGGTAACACAGCTGATGCCTTGAGTTTATTTGATCAAATGAAGAATTCGAGAGAACAACCAGATGGGGTCACTTTTGTTGGAATATTATCTGCTTGTACACACATGGGATTAGTCAGAGATGGCTTCTTGTATTTCCAATCAATGGTTGATCATTATTCAATTATACCTCAAATTGAGCATTATGGATGTATGGCTGATTTGCTGGGAAGAGCTGGGCTTCTAGACCAGGCTGTGAGTTTTGTGAGAAAGATGCCAATGGAACCGGATGCAGTTATATGGACTTCCCTACTTGGGGCATGTAGGACACACAAGAATGTTGAGATAGCAGAACTGGCTCTTCAGCATCTCATTGAACTTGAACCAAAGAACCCTGCAAACTTCGTCATGCTTTCAAACATATATAAGGATCTTGGAAGGTGGCAAGATGTTGCCAGACTGAAGATTGCAATGAGAGATACCGGGTTCAGGAAATTGCCAGGATGTAGCGTTATTGAGTGCAATGATAGTGTGGTGGAATTCTATTCATTGGATGAGCGACATCCTGAGACAGAGAGTATCTATAGGGCATTGCGGGGATTGACTATGCTTTTAAGATTACATGGATATGTGCCAAATCTTGTGGATGTTGCTCAAGGAACTTGA
- the LOC130710918 gene encoding protein RTF1 homolog produces the protein MADLENLLLEAAGRTGAGGRNRHSLPPSRRRRGGSYSDGGSDSRDDDSDDELNYASRKKGSGSQVPVKKRLDPTKRDDDLGSQEEEGDDDGRSDHEGDSSDESNIGDDLYKDEDDRRKLSEMSELQREMILSDRAAKKDDKSLLGKIALKRDKGKATVPRKQSPPLSSSRMRAAARSADRSAKNEALNELRAKRMKQQDPEAHRRLKEATRSSGTRHFSPPKRKPFTSTSLSSSSHSESESRSHSDDDGSTGDGGMVDSDDDRALSGSEGLSFQDIKEITIRRSKLAKWFMEPFFEELIVGCFVRVGIGRSKSGPIYRLCMVKNVDASDPDRQYKLENKITYKYLNVVWGNESSAARWQMAMISDSAPLEEEFKQWVKEVERSGGRMPSKQDVLEKKQAIQKAITFVYSAATVKQMLQEKKSASSRPLNVAAEKDRLRREMEIAISKNDESEVERIKARLIELEASRQEKVKDAKALKLAEMNRKNRFENFKNASEMKPVNTGLKAGEAGYDPFSRRWTRSMNYYVSKPGDKAASGNNSTNGIVADAGSNGTGVPAEAGMVATVAALEAAADAGKLVDTSAPVDQGTESYSLHNFELPISLALLQKFGGAQGAQAGFMARKQKIEATVGFKVLENDGRRHALTLTVSDYKRRRGLL, from the coding sequence ATGGCAGATTTGGAAAATTTGCTTTTGGAGGCTGCGGGAAGAACTGGCGCGGGCGGGAGAAATCGGCATTCTCTGCCGCCTTCAAGGAGACGGCGTGGTGGATCTTATTCGGATGGCGGGAGTGATTCGAGGGATGATGATTCGGATGATGAGCTCAATTACGCGAGCAGGAAAAAAGGGTCTGGATCGCAGGTTCCTGTGAAGAAGAGACTGGATCCGACCAAAAGAGATGATGATTTGGGCAGtcaggaggaagaaggagatgatgaTGGTCGCAGCGATCATGAGGGTGATAGCAGTGATGAATCGAATATCGGCGATGATCTTTATAAGGATGAGGATGATAGGCGGAAGCTTTCTGAGATGTCAGAACTTCAGAGAGAGATGATCCTTTCGGATAGGGCTGCTAAAAAGGATGATAAAAGTTTATTGGGGAAGATAGCATTGAAGAGGGATAAAGGAAAGGCAACAGTGCCTAGGAAACAGTCTCCACCACTGTCATCATCTCGGATGCGTGCTGCGGCCAGATCTGCTGATAGGTCAGCCAAGAATGAGGCATTAAATGAATTGCGTGCTAAGCGAATGAAGCAGCAAGATCCAGAAGCTCACCGCAGATTGAAAGAAGCAACTAGAAGTTCAGGGACCCGCCATTTTTCCCCACCAAAGCGCAAACCTTTCACATCAACAAGTCTCAGTAGCTCAAGCCATAGTGAGAGTGAAAGTAGGTCTCACAGTGATGATGACGGGTCAACTGGGGATGGAGGAATGGTAGATAGCGATGATGATAGAGCATTATCTGGGTCTGAGGGACTATCCTTTCAGGATATAAAGGAAATAACTATTCGCAGGTCCAAACTTGCCAAATGGTTTATGGAGCCTTTCTTTGAGGAGTTAATAGTTGGTTGCTTCGTAAGAGTTGGAATTGGTAGGTCAAAATCTGGACCTATCTACCGGCTCTGCATGGTGAAAAATGTTGATGCCTCAGATCCTGATCGGCAGTATAAGTTAGAGAATAAAATTACATACAAGTATTTGAATGTTGTCTGGGGAAATGAAAGTTCTGCTGCTAGGTGGCAAATGGCTATGATTAGCGACTCTGCTCCACTTGAAGAGGAGTTCAAACAGTGGGTTAAGGAAGTAGAGCGAAGTGGTGGCCGTATGCCAAGCAAACAAGATGTGTTGGAAAAAAAACAAGCAATACAAAAAGCCATCACATTTGTCTACTCAGCGGCTACTGTGAAGCAGATGTTACAAGAGAAAAAGTCCGCCTCGTCACGGCCATTAAATGTTGCTGCTGAGAAGGATAGGCTGAGGAGGGAAATGGAAATAGCAATAAGTAAGAATGATGAGTCAGAAGTGGAGAGGATCAAAGCACGACTGATAGAGTTAGAGGCCTCCAGGCAAGAAAAGGTGAAGGATGCTAAGGCTTTGAAGCTGGCTGAGATGAACCGAAAGAACAGGTTTGAGAACTTCAAAAATGCTTCTGAAATGAAGCCAGTGAATACAGGTTTGAAAGCAGGGGAGGCAGGTTATGATCCCTTCTCAAGGAGATGGACTAGATCAATGAATTACTATGTTTCAAAACCTGGTGATAAGGCAGCAAGTGGGAATAATAGTACCAATGGCATAGTGGCTGACGCAGGCAGCAATGGAACAGGAGTACCGGCGGAGGCTGGCATGGTGGCTACTGTTGCAGCCTTGGAAGCCGCTGCTGATGCTGGAAAGTTAGTGGATACAAGTGCTCCAGTGGACCAAGGGACAGAGTCGTATTCATTGCACAATTTTGAGCTGCCGATTTCCTTAGCATTACTTCAAAAGTTCGGCGGAGCCCAAGGAGCTCAGGCAGGATTTATggcaagaaaacaaaaaatagaagCAACAGTTGGATTTAAAGTCTTGGAGAATGATGGCAGGAGGCATGCGCTGACGCTGACAGTTAGTGATtacaaaagaagaagagggcTTCTCTGA